GCGTCACCGCAGTTGGTACAACAGATGCTGGCCGAGCCGGTCATCGGTTTCTCCCTCACCTACCCCATGGGCGTCATCGGCATGATCCTGGTCATCACCGTGCTGCAGCGCGTATGGAAGATTGATTATGCCGCCGAAGCCAGCCGCGTGCATGACGTCGCGGCCAGCAGTCGGCGTCTGGTCAATCGGACTATCCAGGTGACGGAGCCGGCCGCAATCGGTGTCACGATCGCTGAGCTTTTGCAGCGCCAGCATTGGGACGTCGTCTTTGGACGGCTGCAGCGCGAGGAGAAATTGACCATCGCCGCCGCGGACACTCAACTGCATCTGGGCGACCTGGTCAGCGTGGTAGGCACCGCGGAGGAACTTGACAAAGTGGCGGCCAGCCTGGGCCTGGTCAGCGAAGAGCATCTGGAGCTTGACCGCGGTGAGTACGATTTCCGGCGCGTCTTCGTCTCCCGGCCGCACGTGGCCGGGCAGCGTCTGCGTGACCTCAACCTGCCACAGCAATTCGGCGCGGTGGTCACCCGCGTGCGTCGGGGCGACATCGAACTGCTGGCCCAGGATGACTTAATCCTGGAATTGGGCGACCGCGTGCGCGTGGTGGTGCGGCGCGAAAATATGGACGCGATCACGAAGTTCTTTGGCGATTCCTACAAGGCGCTGAGCGAAATTGACATTCTGCCGTTCAATCTCGGCCTGGCGCTTGGCATCCTTCTGGGCATGTTGCCCATTCCGCTGCCAGGTGGGGTGACGCTCAAGCTCGGCATTGCCGGCGGGCCGCTCATCGCGGCTCTCATTCTCGGCGCCATTGACCATACCGGCCCGTTGGTGTGGAACCTTTCGTACAACACCAACCTGACGCTGCGCCAGATCGGCCTGGTACTTTTCCTGGCCGGCGTCGGCACGCGCTCCGGTTACGCGTTCGTCAGCACGCTGCAGCAGGGCGGCGGCGTCACCATCTTCATCGCCGGCGCGTTGCTCACCATGCTGATCGCCTTCCTCACTCTGTGGATCGGCCGCCGCGTCTTCAAGATTCCCATGGGGCTGCTGCTCGGCATGACGGCCGGTTTGCAGACACAACCGGCCGTCTTGGGCTATGCGTTGCAGCAAACGGGCGATGAACTGCCCAACATCGGCTATGCGGCCGTCTACCCCATCGCGCTGATCAGCAAAATCCTGCTGGCGCAGATCTTGCTCGCCGTCCTGTTGCGCCTGTAGCCGGAGACTTTTTGGGGCAGCCAGCCTGCACAAGGGGAGTTTCACGTCTCCTGTGCGCAAAAAGGCGATTGACAGGGCCGATGGGGGGTGTTATACTGACGATGTGAGACGCATCAGCCGTCCGCACTGGTTGACTTGTCAAACCCATGAACGCTTCGAGAAGGATTTCATGGCCCCTAACCCACCAGGTGAAACACGCAGTGTATGGCCTCTGCTGGCGCTCGCCCTTGTCAGCGGACTGATCACCATGGTCCTCTCTGCGCCGAACGGCGACGCCACCCGCGAGGCCGGCGCCGCCGGCGACATGAGCCGGCTGCTCTTCAACTCGCCCATCCAGACGCCCCGGCCGATCGGCGTCATCACCGATGACGCCCTGGCCCGCGTGTTGGGCGAGCGCCGCTATGCATACCCCAAGCCGACACGTATTGGTACTCTCACATCCACCCCGCAGAGGACTGCCACCGTTACTCGAACACCTGACGGTATTCGTACGATTACGCCACCATCTGCGGTGATCTTGTCGCTGCCACAGACAACTCACCTCACTTATCTTCCACATGTCAACGTTTTCTATGGCTGGAAAGGGGTTGGCAATGCCATCGAAGAAGGTCAGCATTGGTCGGACACCTCTCATCTCGACAACTTCAACCTGGGCTGGTGGTACGACTGGGGAGACGACAGCAGTTATGGCGAGTATGATCGCCTCGGCTTCGTGCCGATGGTGCGGTGCGGATTCTTCGGGAATTCCACTGACCCCTTGCGCGCGCTTGTTGCGCTGCATCCGGGACGCACTTGGTTGGTCTTCTGGGACCCCTACTCCCACCCCTTCGCGACTAGATGTGCGAAACTACCTGATGAAGCCGATGGCTGGATTCATGGGGTCATCTGAGAATCCTGGTTATCTCCGCCTTGCCTGGTTCAGTGTGGCTTATGGTGATGCGCGAACGCGCTTGATGGAAACCGAAGCAACCGGCACGCCGCCTTATCGGTTGACGATCTTAGGAAACGAATGGGCCAGTTACGACCCGGCGTGGCCGCCAACACCAACGATCACGCCAACGCATACACCAACGCCGTGAAGGGAGGCATTCAATGCGACGAATCAGGATGCTGATGACGATGTTTCAATGGATCACGGTTTCATTCGTCATGGTTTCTAGCGGCTGGGTAGAGGAGGTGTTGTCCGGTGCAGGGTCAGACGGCGCGCATTCCACGTTGCCGTTATGTTCGTCTGTTCCATATTCGTATTGGAGCAATCTCGTGCCTTCTCCAGTTTACGAGGAAGATCGCATGCTCTTTTTTGTCTACTCGCCACAACTCTGGCGCAGTCGTGACAACGGCGCTACCTGGCAGATGATCTATCATGCATCAGTCATTGGGGAAGAAGCCTACGACCTTGCTGTCGTTCGTGCGTCTGGAGATGCAGACGTGACGCTCTACATTCGACATTGGCATAATCGGCGTAAACTATACGGTTTCGTGCGCAGTACGGACGCAGGCATCACCTGGCAAGAACGCACAGCTTGCGATCCGTATTGCCAAGGGGTGTTTACCACGGATCGTGCAGAAACGATCTTTGCGGTTCGCGCTGAGCCATTGTTCCCCACCGAATCCGGTTCGGGTATTTTGCGCTCTGACGACGGCGGTCTGAGTTGGCAGGCGGTGTGGGACGCTACCAACGCCTATTTCTTGTATGTGTCGCCAACGTTTGCCGAAGACAGCACTCTGTATGGCCTGGCGGATTACCTGATAAGATCCACGGATGGCGGCATGACCTGGCAACGGCCTGAAGAAGATCCAGGGCCAGCCTACCTGGTGATATTTTCGCCGAACTTCGCCCGCGATCACACGGTGTTTGGGGCGCAGGTGCAGACCTTGCTCAGGAGCCAGGACGGCGGTTGGACCTGGCAACCGGTATTTGGTCTTGGCGGCGAAGCTCATATAGCAGACCTGGATCTTTCACCCAATTTTGTCGAAGATCGCACGCTGTTCATTGCGACCGAAAATGCTGTGCTGGTATCCTACGATGATGGCGCGAACTGGTCGGTCATCGCGAGCGGTGTGCAGAAACCACGCCTCGATGTCAGGAGGTCGGCAGGTGATTCCAACCAGGTTGCACCGGGTATTGGCGGTCTGCGCCAGCAGGGGAGCGGTCCAGAAGGTGTCGCGTCGCCTGCGGTCCGTGCAACGTTCAGTCACCAGGCTTACTTACCTTTGGCCGGCAAGACTGGGCTCCGTACCCGGCCGTTGAGCCTGTTTCTTTCGACCCAGGCTGGCAGCAACCTTCACTACTATCATTCAGACGACGGCGGGTTGACGTGGAACTGCCTGAATGCGCCGCCGGTGTTTTGACAGAAACCCGTTTTCTTGGAGAAAACGGGTTTCTATCTGAAAAGGACTCGACACGATGTTCAAACTCTGGATGTGGCTGCTCTTGCTCCCGGTTCTTTTGTATGACGGGGGTCTGGTGCAAGACGGCGCCCCCACGGTCTGGCCGCAGGAGAACCTCATCCTGACAGCCCAGGTTGCCGGGGATGTCTCGAGCGTGGCGCTGGCCGGCTCCTATGCTGCAATCGGCCTGGGCCAGACGGTGACAGTGCTGGACATCGCTCACCCCACGATGCCCGTTCTGATCGGGCGGTCGTTGGCGCTCTCGGCCCCGGTGGTCGCGATGACGTTTGCGGCGGTGGCGCCCGCACACGTCAACCGACGCGATCAGCCGCCTGCCTTTCTCTACCTGGTGACCGGCGCGACTCTCTCCATCGTGGATTTCACCGATCCCCTCTCGCCCACACTGGCGAGTTCCCTGGCGCTTCCGGCCGCGGCCGAGGATGTGGCCGCGGCCGCGGTTCCCACTGCGACCGGTTCCTGGTCGGTCTATGTGTACGTGCCGGTGGGCGAGGCCGGTCTGCGCATCGTAGATGTCAGCGACCCAACCCAACCGCGGGAGACTGGCTTCTACGACACGCCGGGCCATGCCTGGCGCGTGGCCGCCGATCTGACCAGCGTACCGGGGCAGGTGTACGCCCATGTCACCGATGAACACCGTTATTACTACATCGTCAATGTCACTGATCCCGACCAGCCGCTGTTGACGGCCAGTTATAGTGGCTACATGGGGATGATGCAAAGCGGCGATGTCGCTTTGGCCGGCGGCTACGCCTATATTGGCGGCGATTCCGGGATGGACATCATGGATCTCAGCGATATCACCCAACCACGTCGCGTGGTGGGAGCTTCGATGGTATCCATCGGATTCATCTCCAGGCTGGCAGCGGCGGAGCGCCGCGTGTTCGTCCTTGCGGACAGCGGGATCGTGAATACTATCAACGTCGCCAATCCACAACGCCCGCTGGTCAGTTGGCGCTATTACGATACGCTGGGAGAGGCGGGTGAGGTGGCGCTTGCCATGCTGCCAGGGCAGGAGACCCCCCTGGCATTTGTTGCCTGCGGCAGCCGGGGCCTGCAGGTCATCAGCGGCGCCGATCCCACCGCCCCCATGCGCGTGGGCTGGTTCAACCTGCCGGGGCGTGCGTATGGGGTCAGCCTGGCGTCGCAGTCGGTGTGTGAGGCCGGTAGCTGCACCCCCCAGGTGTTGGCCTATGTGGCGGATCATGATGGCAGCATGCACATCGTGAATGTCAGCCAACCCGACCAGCCGGCGCAGATGGCGGCATACGACAGCACGGGTATGGCCTGGAACGTCACCCTGGACGAGCAGATCGCTTACGTGGCGGCGGGACCGAAAGGGATGCGCATCGTGGATGTGCAGGATCTCGGCCAACCGTGGGAACTGAGTTTCTTTCAACCCTACGATACCTTTATCCGGGATGTTGCGATTGCGGGGCGCTATGCCTATGCGGCCGATCGCATGCACGGCCGTCTGTACTCACTTGACATGAGCGATCCGGTTCATCCTGCGGAGATCGGCCTCTTCGACTCGCCGGGAGGAGCGTATGCGGTCACGGCGGTGGACAACCTGGTCTACCTGGCCGACGGGGCAGCGGGGCTGCGCATCGTGGACGTTTCCAAGCCCGACAGCCCGTTCGAGGTCGGCTCCTGGCAGTCGCCGGGGGTAGCGGTGGAGGTGGCCGTCAGCGGGACGCTGGCCTACGTGGCCGGCCGTGAGGAAGGGCTGCACATTGTGGATGTCTCCAACCCGGCGCAGCCGCAGCTCGTGGCAACCTACGACACGCCGGGCCTGGTGTGGGGCGTGGCCGTGGACGGCACATCGGTCTACCTGGCGGACGGGCCGGCCGGTGTGCGCCTGCTGGACGTGAGCGACCCGGCGCGGCCGCGGGAGACTGCAGCCTATGTCACCCCTGGCTACGCCTGGAATGTGGCGGTGGCGGGGGATCAGGTGTACGTCGCGGCGGAGAGCGGCGGCCTGGTCATCCTGCGCCACGTCGTGCTGCAACCCCTGTATCTGCCGCTCGTGCGGTAGTAGCCCACCGAATGAATTCGGTGTCTGATATGTGAAACCCGCTCAAGCGGGTTGCGCTGGTGGGAACTGGTCTTGTCAGGTCGCGGTGGTTGGGGTTGTGAATTCGTTCTCCACAAGTCTTACGAATTCAGCCGTCGCACCCAATACCAACCTGCTTTAGCAGGTTTTGGTGTATCAGACCGTGAATTCAGCCCACCGAATGAATTCGGTGTCTGATATGTGAAACCCGCTCAAGCGGGTTGCGCTGGTGGGAACTGGTCTTGTCAGGTCGCGGTGGTTGGGGTTGTGAATTCGTTCTCCACAAGTCTTACGAATTCAGCCGTCGCACCCAATACCAACCTGCTTTAGCAGGTTTTGGTGTATCAGACCGTGAATTCATTCACGGGGGTGTATCAGACCGTGAATTCATTCACGGGGGTGTATCAGACCGTGAATTCATTCACGGGGGTGTACCAGACCGTGAATTCATTCACGGGGCTCTCGGCTTGCCCGGCGATTCGTGCGGCAGCCAGCCTGCGCAAGGGGAGGAAGGAGTATCTTATGCTAACTCGGTTTTCTCAATTTGACAGGACGCGGCGCCTGCGCGGGCTGGCGCGACTCATCATCCTCAGCCTGCTGTTGACTGGTTTGCCGGCCGGCGCGGCGCCGCCAGCGCCTGGCGACGGCAGTCATTTCGTGCGCATCTCTGATTTTGCTGTCAGCGAGGTGACTGCCCTGGGCCTATCCCCCCAGGCCGCCATCAACTACGGCAGTTTTCGCTGGCTGCAGTTGAATGCGGCCGACCTCGCCCGCCTGCGCGCCAGCGGCCTGCCCTTCACTGTGGACGAAGATGCCGGTAAGGTACAGGTGCGTGATTTTGTCTTCGATCCGCTGGCCGTGGGTGAACCCAATCTGCCGGAGGCCATGCAGACCCTGGACACCGGCCCGGCCCTGCGCCTGGTGCAGTTCGCCGGCCCCATTCAGGACGCCTGGCTGGCGGACCTGGCAGCAGCCGGGCTGAAGCCGCTGCAGTACTACCCCTCCAACACCTACCTGGTCTGGGGCACGGCGACGCAGGC
The window above is part of the Candidatus Amarolinea dominans genome. Proteins encoded here:
- a CDS encoding exo-alpha-sialidase; protein product: MFQWITVSFVMVSSGWVEEVLSGAGSDGAHSTLPLCSSVPYSYWSNLVPSPVYEEDRMLFFVYSPQLWRSRDNGATWQMIYHASVIGEEAYDLAVVRASGDADVTLYIRHWHNRRKLYGFVRSTDAGITWQERTACDPYCQGVFTTDRAETIFAVRAEPLFPTESGSGILRSDDGGLSWQAVWDATNAYFLYVSPTFAEDSTLYGLADYLIRSTDGGMTWQRPEEDPGPAYLVIFSPNFARDHTVFGAQVQTLLRSQDGGWTWQPVFGLGGEAHIADLDLSPNFVEDRTLFIATENAVLVSYDDGANWSVIASGVQKPRLDVRRSAGDSNQVAPGIGGLRQQGSGPEGVASPAVRATFSHQAYLPLAGKTGLRTRPLSLFLSTQAGSNLHYYHSDDGGLTWNCLNAPPVF
- a CDS encoding transporter — translated: MIEILLANPLLLLFLVGAIGYPLGSIKIGGSSLGVAAVLFVGLAFGALHPDMKLPELVYQLGLVVFVYTVGLSSGRQFFASFRRRGLRDNLFILVMLIFATVLVGAVGTALRLSPGVTTGMFTGSFTNTAALAAALEYIKSAASPQLVQQMLAEPVIGFSLTYPMGVIGMILVITVLQRVWKIDYAAEASRVHDVAASSRRLVNRTIQVTEPAAIGVTIAELLQRQHWDVVFGRLQREEKLTIAAADTQLHLGDLVSVVGTAEELDKVAASLGLVSEEHLELDRGEYDFRRVFVSRPHVAGQRLRDLNLPQQFGAVVTRVRRGDIELLAQDDLILELGDRVRVVVRRENMDAITKFFGDSYKALSEIDILPFNLGLALGILLGMLPIPLPGGVTLKLGIAGGPLIAALILGAIDHTGPLVWNLSYNTNLTLRQIGLVLFLAGVGTRSGYAFVSTLQQGGGVTIFIAGALLTMLIAFLTLWIGRRVFKIPMGLLLGMTAGLQTQPAVLGYALQQTGDELPNIGYAAVYPIALISKILLAQILLAVLLRL